One Sodalinema gerasimenkoae IPPAS B-353 DNA segment encodes these proteins:
- a CDS encoding DUF1830 domain-containing protein yields MAQILDPLPKDSSNPILCCYINATSQIQIARITNIQNWYFERVVFPGQRLVFEAMPQAQLEIHTGMMASAILSDTISCQRLKVATEPEMDTESEQEVDSESDSTAKGDLQNVKNHETLPRSSPRPVADDHKAPALVSVD; encoded by the coding sequence ATGGCTCAAATACTCGATCCCTTACCGAAGGACAGCTCCAACCCGATCCTTTGTTGCTACATCAACGCAACCAGCCAGATCCAAATCGCCCGTATTACCAACATCCAAAACTGGTACTTCGAGCGAGTTGTGTTTCCGGGACAGCGACTTGTGTTTGAGGCCATGCCTCAGGCGCAACTGGAAATTCACACAGGGATGATGGCAAGCGCCATTCTCTCTGACACCATTTCTTGTCAACGGCTAAAAGTGGCTACCGAGCCTGAGATGGATACTGAGTCGGAACAAGAGGTTGACAGTGAAAGTGATTCTACCGCAAAAGGGGATCTCCAGAATGTAAAGAATCATGAAACGCTCCCCCGATCAAGCCCTAGACCGGTGGCTGACGATCACAAGGCCCCGGCCTTGGTTTCCGTAGACTAG
- a CDS encoding DUF4079 domain-containing protein: MDLPSFLWLWRFAAWSMGLSLTAYGLLAISGLILWGDRRHQRPRPPWLAPVHRTLGISLVVLVLFLLAIGLIGTLGYYGSLGHSWHLPAGVTVVLLVLTSAWSGWQIHPKQPQMRRIHITCNLLLALGFLAVSWSGWTVVQKYLPP, from the coding sequence GTGGATCTTCCCTCCTTCCTCTGGTTATGGCGCTTTGCCGCTTGGTCTATGGGACTATCCCTGACGGCCTATGGATTATTGGCCATCAGTGGGCTGATTCTGTGGGGCGATCGCCGCCATCAACGGCCCCGTCCCCCCTGGCTGGCCCCAGTTCACCGAACCTTAGGCATTAGCCTCGTGGTCTTGGTGTTATTTTTATTGGCCATCGGTCTCATTGGGACTTTAGGGTATTACGGGAGTCTGGGCCATTCCTGGCATCTCCCGGCTGGAGTGACCGTAGTGCTACTGGTCCTTACCTCCGCCTGGAGTGGCTGGCAGATTCACCCCAAACAGCCCCAAATGCGACGGATTCATATCACCTGTAACCTACTTCTCGCCCTGGGCTTTCTGGCGGTATCGTGGAGTGGTTGGACTGTCGTGCAAAAATATCTGCCTCCCTGA